A region of the Corynebacterium falsenii genome:
CTGATCGACTGGTCGATCTGCTACGCGATGGCGGCCATCATCACCCCCAACACCAACTGGTTCGGTGACAACGCCACCGCCTCCATGATCTTCTTCATCATCTGGCGCGTGGTCACGGTCTGGCTGTTCGCCCAGTCTCCCGGACACGCCATCATGGGCATCGGTGTGGCCCGCATCGACGACCCCTCCCAGCGAGTGGGGCTGTGGCGCTCGGTGGTCCGCGTGATCTTTACGATCTTCCTTCTGCCGCCGGTC
Encoded here:
- a CDS encoding RDD family protein, coding for MSEKRTWLEGPLVPGENEDPTKLSSYPGENLGLPREGKGSLAGLFPRMAALLIDWSICYAMAAIITPNTNWFGDNATASMIFFIIWRVVTVWLFAQSPGHAIMGIGVARIDDPSQRVGLWRSVVRVIFTIFLLPPVIQDTDGRGMHDRATGTAVIRTR